The proteins below come from a single Vitis vinifera cultivar Pinot Noir 40024 chromosome 9, ASM3070453v1 genomic window:
- the LOC132254324 gene encoding uncharacterized protein LOC132254324, with protein sequence MPPRRPASSQNSQANDDVPPVEGLPPVSAEEIYRYLGTLAGLVERQARAIGTNVQGQSSSSRGSSFDDFKKLGPHYFSGATDPTEAEAWILKMEKFFSVIDCSEEQKASYAAFMLDKEADHWWRMTRRLLEDQGPITWRQFREAFYKKYFPDSVRRQKVGEFIRLEQGDMTVA encoded by the coding sequence ATGCCACCAAGGAGACCTGCATCTTCCCAAAACAGTCAGGCTAATGATGATGTACCTCCAGTTGAGGGTTTGCCTCCCGTGAGTGCAGAAGAGATCTATAGGTATCTTGGGACACTAGCTGGTTTAGTTGAACGCCAAGCTCGAGCTATTGGGACTAATGTTCAGGGACAGTCTTCATCTTCTAGGGGTAGCTCTTTTGATGACTTCAAGAAATTGGGTCCTCATTActtttctggtgctacagatcccacagaggcagaggcttggatccttaagatggagaaattctttagtgtcatagattgctctgaggagcaaaaagcctcttatgcagcttttatgttagataaagaggCAGATCATTGGTGGCGTATGACTAGGAGACTTTTGGAGGATCAGGGACCCATAACATGGAGGCAATTTAGGGAGGCTTTCTACAAGAAGTATTTCCCTGACAGTGTTAGGCGGCAGAAGGTGGGAGAGTTTATTCGTTTGGAACAGGGGGATATGACTGTGGCTTAG
- the LOC100248363 gene encoding receptor-like protein EIX1, producing MERISILGFIVAILYFITTELACNGYTHISNNIQSEQETLIDFKSGLKDPNNRLSSWKGSNYCYWQGITCEKDTGIVISIDLHNPYPRENVYKNWSSMNLSGEIRPSLTKLKYLKYLDLSFNSFKGMPIPQFFGSLKNLLYLNLSGAEFSGTIPSNFGNLSNLQYLDLSSEDPIYYDFKYFNDLSIGNIEWMASLVSLKYLGMDYVNLSSVGSEWVEMINKLPILTELHLDGCSLSGSIPSPSFVNFTSLLVISINSNQFISMFPEWFLNVSSLGSIDISHNQLHGRIPLGLSELPNLQYIDLSGNGNLQGSISQLLRKSWKKIEFLNLAENDLHGPIPSSFGNFCNLKYLDLGGNYLNGSLPEIIKGIETSSSKSPLLNLTELYLDDSQLMGKLPNWLGELKNLRSLDLSWNKLEGPIPASLWTLQHLESLSIRMNELNGSLLDSIGQLSELQELDVGSNQLSGSLSEQHFWKLSKLEFLYMDSNSFRLNVSPNWVPPFQVEYLDMGSCHLGPSFPVWLQSQKNLQYLDFSNASISSRIPNWFWNISFNLQYLSLSHNQLQGQLPNSLNFSFLLVGIDFSSNLFEGPIPFSIKGVRFLDLSHNKFSGPIPLSRGESLLDLRYLLLSHNQITGPIPSNIGEFLPSLYFLSLLSNRITGTIPDSIGHITSLEVIDFSRNNLTGSIPFTINNCSGLIVLDLGNNNLSGMIPKSLGRLQLLQSLHLNDNKLLGELPSSFQNLSSLELLDLSYNELSGKVPSWIGTAFINLVILNLRSNAFFGRLPDRLSNLSSLHVLDLAQNNLTGKIPATLVELKAMAQERNMDMYSLYHNGNGSQYEERLIVITKGQSLEYTRTLSLVVSIDLSDNNLSGEFPEGITKLSGLVFLNLSMNHIIGKIPGSISMLCQLSSLDLSSNKLSGTIPSSMSSLTFLGYLNLSNNNFSGKIPFAGQMTTFTELAFTGNPNLCGTPLVTKCQDEDLDKRQSVLEDKIDGGYIDQWFYLSIGLGFALGILVPYFVLAIRRSWCDAYFDFVDKIVKWLLFKRRVTYAKNHARRQ from the exons ATGGAGAGAATTTCAATTCTTGGTTTCATTGTAGCCATTCTCTATTTCATAACAACGGAACTTGCATGTAATGGTTATACCCATATCAGCAACAACATTCAATCTGAACAAGAGACTCTTATTGACTTCAAAAGTGGTCTCAAAGATCCTAACAACCGACTTTCATCATGGAAAGGAAGCAATTATTGCTACTGGCAAGGAATTACTTGTGAAAAAGACACAGGAATTGTCATTTCCATTGATCTTCATAACCCTTATCCTCGTGAGAATGTATATAAGAATTGGAGCTCTATGAACTTGAGTGGAGAAATTAGACCTTCATTGACAAAACTCAAGTATTTGAAATATCTAGATTTGAGTTTCAACTCATTCAAAGGCATGCCAATTCCTCAATTCTTCGGGTCTTTGAAGAATTTACTATATCTAAACTTATCAGGTGCTGAGTTTAGTGGTacaattccttcaaattttggaaatcttTCTAATTTGCAGTATCTTGATCTTTCTTCTGAAGATCCgatttattatgattttaaatattttaatgatttatcTATTGGCAATATTGAATGGATGGCTAGTCTTGTTTCCTTGAAGTATCTTGGTATGGATTATGTTAACCTCTCATCAGTAGGAAGTGAATGGGTCGAGATGATAAACAAACTTCCAATTTTAACAGAGTTGCATCTAGATGGTTGTAGCCTCTCTGGCTCAATTCCATCTCCAAGCTTTGTTAACTTTACTTCACTTCTTGTTATAAGCATCAACTCGAACCAATTCATTTCTATGTTTCCGGAATGGTTTCTAAATGTTAGCAGCCTTGGATCCATTGATATAAGCCACAATCAATTACATGGGAGGATTCCACTTGGTCTTAGTGAGCTACCCAATTTGCAATACATAGATCTATCTGGGAATGGCAATCTCCAGGGTAGTATCTCTCAATTGTTGAGGAAGAgttggaaaaagatagaatttcTCAATTTGGCTGAAAATGATTTACATG GTCCAATTCCAAGCTCTTTTGGAAACTTCTGCAACTTAAAATATCTGGATTTGGGGGGTAATTACTTGAATGGAAGTTTACCTGAGATTATCAAGGGAATTGAAACCAGCAGTTCTAAAAGTCCTTTGCTTAATTTGACAGAGTTATACTTGGATGACAGTCAATTGATGGGAAAATTGCCAAATTGGTTGGGTGAGCTTAAAAATCTTAGGAGCCTCGATTTATCATGGAACAAACTGGAAGGTCCCATCCCTGCTTCTTTATGGACATTGCAACACCTGGAGTCCCTGTCCATTAGAATGAATGAGCTGAATGGAAGTCTCCTAGATAGTATTGGTCAGCTTTCAGAATTGCAAGAATTGGATGTTGGTTCCAATCAATTGAGTGGAAGTCTCTCTGAACAACATTTTTGGAAGCTAAGTAAGTTGGAGTTTCTATACATGGACTCCAATTCTTTCCGTTTGAATGTTAGTCCCAATTGGGTTCCCCCTTTCCAGGTGGAATATCTTGATATGGGTTCATGCCACTTGGGTCCTTCATTTCCGGTTTGGCTTCAATCTCAGAAGAACCTCCAGTATCTTGATTTCTCAAATGCTAGCATTTCAAGTCGTATTCCAAATTGGTTTTGGAATATTTCTTTCAATCTGCAGTACTTAAGTCTTTCTCACAATCAGTTACAAGGTCAGTTAccaaattcattgaatttttcttttcttctcgtAGGAATCGATTTCAGTTCCAACCTCTTTGAAGGACCTattcctttttcaatcaaagggGTGAGATTTCTAGATCTCTCCCATAATAAATTTTCTGGCCCTATCCCACTTAGCAGAGGTGAATCCCTGTTAGACTTGAGATACCTTCTTCTTTCTCATAATCAAATAACAGGGCCCATCCCATCAAACATAGGTGAATTCCTACCAAGCTTgtatttcctttctcttttgaGTAATCGAATAACAGGAACCATCCCAGATTCCATAGGACACATCACCTCTCTTGAAGTCATTGATTTTTCAAGGAATAATTTGACCGGAAGCATTCCTTTTACCATAAATAATTGCTCTGGCCTAATTGTTTTGGACCTTGGAAATAACAATTTGTCTGGGATGATACCAAAGTCATTAGGTCGGTTACAATTGCTCCAATCACTACACCTGAATGACAACAAGCTTTTAGGAGAGCTTCCttcatctttccaaaatttatcaAGTTTGGAACTCCTTGATCTCAGTTATAACGAATTATCGGGTAAGGTTCCATCATGGATTGGAACTGCTTTCATAAATCTCGTAATACTCAACTTGAGGTCGAATGCATTTTTTGGAAGACTTCCCGACCGACTTTCAAATTTAAGCTCCCTACATGTCTTAGACCTTGCACAAAACAATTTGACTGGTAAAATTCCAGCCACTTTGGTGGAGCTTAAAGCCATGGCTCAGGAGCGTAATATGGATATGTATTCTTTGTATCACAATGGAAATGGCTCTCAGTATGAAGAAAGGTTGATTGTGATTACAAAAGGCCAAAGTCTTGAATACACGAGGACTCTTTCTCTTGTTGTTAGCATAGATCTATCCGACAATAATTTAAGTGGAGAGTTTCCCGAGGGAATAACAAAATTGTCTGGTTTGGTGTTTCTAAACTTGTCCATGAATCACATCATTGGCAAAATTCCTGGAAGCATTTCAATGTTGTGTCAGTTGTCCTCTCTTGATCTATCAAGCAACAAGCTTTCTGGCACCATTCCTTCAAGCATGTCCTCGTTAACATTCTTGGGTTATTTGAAtctatcaaataataatttctctGGTAAGATCCCCTTTGCAGGGCAAATGACAACTTTCACAGAGTTGGCCTTTACTGGAAACCCGAATCTTTGTGGAACTCCACTAGTCACAAAATGTCAGGATGAAGACCTAGATAAAAGGCAAAGTGTTCTTGAGGACAAAATTGATGGTGGCTATATTGATCAGTGGTTTTACTTAAGCATTGGCTTGGGATTTGCGCTGGGCATTTTAGTTCCTTATTTTGTTTTGGCAATAAGAAGATCTTGGTGTGATgcctattttgattttgtggaCAAAATTGTCAAGTGGCTACTGTTCAAAAGAAGAGTGACTTATGCCAAAAATCATGCTCGAAGGcaataa
- the LOC100243234 gene encoding protein ABA AND ROS SENSITIVE 1 translates to MIFYRVSENKLKSESLWDAHQASRKHHEAIKNVKANAAGLTRANNAKPEAPKPESSTVLSNATSEPSMNLQKAQLSSGFPADFFDNHVTKKQKSDPDSYNKTGGSASAQTQSMEPLESKNNLNGLSSSHSEKMGKSGIRHARDLTQTSGKIVGSETKEVKGALPEGFFDNKDADLRARGIVPVKPDVKDEYKEFEKLIQEDLKEVDNRLEEEEFDAAEMIEEAESVEQKVYWEKVEMLKKKKLELKAARSGRQSKEPEVRGKGHSSKEDSSSDDDSDGNFMVDWRAQHL, encoded by the exons ATGATCTTCTACAGAGTATCTGAAAATAAGTTGAAATCTGAATCCCTATGGGATGCACACCAAGCTTCTCGTAAACATCATGAG GCAATTAAAAATGTCAAAGCCAATGCTGCTGGACTAACTCGGGCTAACAATGCAAAACCTGAGGCCCCTAAACCTGAGTCCTCAACTGTATTGTCTAATGCTACATCTGAACCCTCTATGAATTTGCAGAAGGCTCAGCTATCATCTGGGTTTCCTGCAGATTTTTTTGATAATCATGTGACAAAGAAGCAAAAATCTG ATCCAGATTCATACAACAAGACTGGGGGTTCTGCTTCTGCTCAAACTCAGTCAATGGAGCCTCTTGAGTCGAAAAACAATTTAAACGGATTGTCCAGTTCTCACTCTGAAAAGATGGGAAAAAGTGGAATTCGTCATGCCAGGGACCTTACCCAGACATCAGGAAAGATTGTTGGTTCAGAAACCAAGGAAGTAAAGGGTGCTCTTCCTGAAGGCTTCTTTGACAACAAGGATGCTGACCTTCGTGCACGTGGTATTGTGCCTGTTAAGCCGGATGTCAA GGACGAGtacaaagaatttgaaaagtTGATACAGGAGGATTTGAAGGAGGTGGACAACCgtttggaagaagaagag TTTGATGCAGCTGAGATGATTGAAGAGGCCGAGTCTGTGGAGCAAAA GGTGTATTGGGAGAAAGTGGAAAtgctgaagaagaagaaattggagCTGAAGGCGGCTAGATCCGGCAGACAGAGTAAAGAGCCTGAGGTCAGAGGCAAGGGGCATAGCTCTAAAGAGGATTCATCCAGTGATGATGATAGTGATGGGAATTTCATGGTTGATTGGAGAGCACAACACCTGTGA
- the LOC104880373 gene encoding probable LRR receptor-like serine/threonine-protein kinase At1g53430 isoform X4, with amino-acid sequence MKPRKRVGLQSPSRRRIQSLDIMTSCSSLLIQTTWNLSGRSRCLQFWNCCLGRSNTTYRPKEECIYRLDWALIKREGEFDGSSRPQIGLRLQQGRDHLIVMINIALLCTNVSPAVRPATPSVVNMLEGRIAVQDICF; translated from the exons ATGAAACCTAGAAAGAGAGTGGGGCTTCAAAGCCCTAGCCGGAGGAGGATTCAAAGTCTAGACATAATGACTTCATGCTCAAGTCTATTGATCCAAACAACCTGGAATTTAAG TGGAAGAAGCAGATGTTTACAGTTTTGGAATTGTTGCCTTGGAAGAAGCAACACTACTTATAGGCCAAAAGAAGAATGCATCTATCGTCTTGATTGG GCACTCATTAAAAGGGAAGGGGAATTTGATGGGTCTAGTCGACCCCAGATTGGGCTTAGACTTCAACAAGGAAGAGATCATCTCATAGTGATGATCAACATAGCTCTCCTATGCACAAACGTCTCTCCAGCAGTCAGGCCAGCTACGCCATCAGTTGTGAACATGCTTGAAGGCAGAATTGCTGTTCAAGACATTTGTTTCTGA